Proteins found in one Mycteria americana isolate JAX WOST 10 ecotype Jacksonville Zoo and Gardens chromosome 8, USCA_MyAme_1.0, whole genome shotgun sequence genomic segment:
- the DRD1 gene encoding D(1A) dopamine receptor, which translates to MQCFCVGFVYKICYAIPKLKEEESRPCIPEQTENQTSGETMTWNDTTMDGEGLLVERDSSFRILTGCFLSLLILSTLLGNTLVCAAVIRFRHLRSKVTNFFVISLAVSDLLVAVLVMPWKAVAEIAGFWPFGSFCNIWVAFDIMCSTASILNLCVISVDRYWAISSPFRYERKMTPKAAFIMISVAWTLSVLISFIPVQLNWHKATTTSFLDLNASLQGISMDNCDSSLNRMYAISSSLISFYIPVAIMIVTYTRIYRIAQKQIRRISALERAAVHAKNCQNTSGNRSSMDCQQPESNFKMSFKRETKVLKTLSVIMGVFVCCWLPFFVLNCMIPFCEPTQPSKGAEAFCINSTTFDVFVWFGWANSSLNPIIYAFNADFRKAFSTLLGCYRLCPMSSNAIETVSINNNGAVVFSSQHEPKGSSPKESNLVYLIPHAIICPEEEPLKKEEEGELSKTLEKMSPALSGILDYEADVSLEKINPITQNGQHKT; encoded by the exons ATGCAGTgtttctgtgttggttttgtaTATAAGATTTGCTATGCAATTCCAAAactgaaagaggaggagagcCGGCCCTGCATCCCAGAGCAAACAGAGAATCAGA CCTCAGGAGAAACTATGACTTGGAACGACACCACTATGGATGGGGAAGGGTTGCTGGTGGAAAGGGACTCTTCCTTTCGGATCCTCACGGGCTGCTTCCTCTCGCTGCTGATCCTCTCCACGCTGCTGGGAAACACACTGGTCTGTGCAGCTGTCATTAGGTTTCGCCACCTCAGGTCCAAGGTGACCAACTTCTTTGTCATCTCCTTGGCCGTGTCCGATCTCCTAGTGGCAGTTTTGGTCATGCCATGGAAAGCTGTGGCTGAGATTGCCGGTTTCTGGCCTTTTGGTTCATTTTGCAACATCTGGGTGGCCTTTGATATTATGTGCTCAACAGCCTCCATCTTAAATCTCTGTGTCATTAGTGTGGACAGATACTGGGCCATCTCCAGCCCATTTAGGTACGAGAGGAAAATGACGCCCAAGGCAGCCTTCATCATGATCAGCGTGGCGTGGACTTTGTCTGTGTTGATTTCCTTCATCCCTGTGCAGCTGAACTGGCACAAGGCTACAACCACAAGCTTTTTGGACCTAAATGCCAGTTTACAAGGTATAAGCATGGACAACTGTGATTCTAGCCTAAACAGGATGTATgccatctcctcttctctaatTAGCTTCTATATACCTGTGGCCATCATGATAGTAACTTACACGAGGATATACCGGATTGCTCAGAAGCAAATACGACGCATCTCAGCTTTGGAGAGAGCAGCAGTGCATGCCAAGAACTGCCAGAACACGAGCGGCAACAGAAGCAGTATGGACTGCCAGCAACCAGAGAGCAACTTCAAAATGTCCTTCAAGAGGGAAACGAAGGTTTTAAAGACTTTGTCGGTGATCATGGGGGTGTTTGTGTGCTGCTGGTTGCCATTTTTCGTATTGAACTGCATGATTCCCTTCTGCGAGCCTACCCAACCGTCCAAGGGAGCAGAAGCTTTCTGCATTAATTCCACCActtttgatgtttttgtttggtttggatgGGCTAATTCTTCCCTCAACCCCATCATTTATGCCTTCAACGCTGATTTCCGCAAGGCATTTTCAACCCTGCTAGGATGCTACAGGCTCTGCCCTATGTCCAGCAATGCTATAGAGACTGTTAGTATTAACAATAATGGAGCAGTTGTTTTTTCGAGCCAACATGAGCCCAAAGGGTCCAGCCCCAAAGAGTCTAATCTGGTTTATCTGATTCCACATGCAATTATCTGTCCAGAAGAAGAACCTctcaaaaaggaagaagagggtgAACTATCTAAGACCTTGGAGAAAATGTCTCCAGCACTGTCGGGTATCTTGGATTATGAAGCTGatgtttctttggaaaagatCAATCCCATTACACAAAATGGGCAGCATAAAACCTGA